Proteins found in one Molothrus aeneus isolate 106 chromosome 20, BPBGC_Maene_1.0, whole genome shotgun sequence genomic segment:
- the LOC136564915 gene encoding eotaxin-like: MKISLALLILLLAAAWTGSQGMSFRSSRPKCCSKEMFSRRKIPEFRILGYQETPSTCTHRAVLVKLLTGMVCVDPKKKWFQEYLRKQKEPNSTT, from the exons ATGAAGATCTCCTTGGCCctgctcatcctgctgctggcagctgcctggaCTGGAAGCCAGGGGATGTCCT tCCGCAGCTCCAGACCCAAGTGCTGCTCCAAGGAAATGTTCTCCCGCCGGAAAATCCCGGAGTTCAGGATCCTGGGCTACCAGGAAACACCATCCACCTGCACCCACAGGGCTGTTCT TGTGAAGCTGCTGACGGGGATGGTCTGTGTGGACCCAAAGAAGAAATGGTTCCAGGAGTACCTGAGGAAGCAGAAGGAGCCAAACAGCACCACGTGA